A region of Armatimonadota bacterium DNA encodes the following proteins:
- a CDS encoding class I SAM-dependent methyltransferase, whose product MWDDRYSEPGFAYGTEPNDYLREMAHHIPAGGAVLSLAEGEGRNAVWLAQQGFVVTAMDGSAVGLRKAAALAHRNRVPLTCQLAELGDYSIEEGAWDGIIIIWVPMPSELRHRVLRGCIGGLKPGGVLIIEAYGPRQPEYGSGGPSNPDMLPSLSELQAELDGLRFIHAQEIDRVVLEGRYHTGMSAVIQTTAVKPLADR is encoded by the coding sequence ATGTGGGATGACCGCTACAGTGAGCCGGGGTTTGCGTACGGAACCGAACCCAACGACTATCTGCGCGAGATGGCTCACCACATACCGGCAGGCGGAGCCGTCCTCAGTCTTGCCGAAGGGGAAGGCCGAAACGCCGTCTGGCTCGCCCAACAAGGCTTCGTCGTTACCGCCATGGACGGTTCGGCCGTGGGACTCCGGAAGGCCGCTGCTCTGGCGCACCGCAATCGTGTTCCGTTGACCTGTCAACTTGCGGAACTGGGTGATTACTCGATAGAGGAAGGCGCTTGGGACGGCATCATCATCATCTGGGTCCCTATGCCATCCGAACTTCGTCACCGCGTCCTTCGGGGATGCATTGGTGGCCTCAAGCCAGGCGGAGTCCTCATTATCGAGGCGTACGGCCCTCGACAGCCGGAGTATGGCTCCGGCGGACCGAGTAACCCTGACATGCTGCCATCGCTTTCCGAACTGCAGGCCGAACTGGATGGCCTGCGTTTCATCCACGCACAGGAAATCGACCGGGTCGTGCTCGAGGGCCGTTACCACACCGGGATGAGCGCCGTCATCCAAACCACTGCGGTTAAGCCCCTCGCCGACAGGTAA
- a CDS encoding glycosidase → MTPNNTMDLVRRYENNPILEGKDVPYLCNTMFNAGATTFRGETLLLLRIEDRRGYSHLTVATSKDGISNWNVRNTPFMVPGLPEHPYEAFGVEDARITFVPETGDYLITYTAYSFLGAGVALAKTRDWETVERLGLIFPPNNKDACVFPKRINGEWVMLHRPVSGDAEHMWLAFSPDLHHWGHHKYVLLEASGPRWDAARIGAGTVPIETPEGWLILYHGVKYLAGSPIYRVGAALLDLDHPDNVIARLPYWIMSPTEPYETQGDAPNVVFPAGCIEHGDDLHIYYGAADSRMCLAFASISGLVEALKRDGVPPLYC, encoded by the coding sequence ATGACCCCGAACAACACTATGGATCTCGTCCGAAGATACGAAAATAACCCCATTCTGGAAGGGAAAGACGTCCCCTACCTCTGCAACACGATGTTCAACGCGGGAGCGACGACCTTCCGGGGTGAAACCCTCCTGCTGCTCCGCATTGAGGACCGCAGAGGGTATTCACACCTCACCGTGGCCACAAGCAAGGACGGCATCAGCAATTGGAACGTACGTAACACCCCCTTTATGGTGCCGGGTCTCCCGGAGCATCCGTACGAGGCATTCGGGGTGGAAGACGCGCGCATCACGTTCGTCCCCGAAACCGGTGACTATCTCATAACCTACACCGCGTATTCGTTCCTAGGCGCCGGAGTCGCGCTCGCCAAGACGCGCGACTGGGAAACCGTGGAACGCCTGGGGCTGATCTTCCCTCCGAACAATAAGGATGCCTGCGTATTCCCCAAGCGTATCAACGGCGAATGGGTCATGCTTCACCGTCCCGTGTCCGGTGACGCCGAGCACATGTGGCTGGCTTTTTCGCCCGATCTGCACCATTGGGGCCATCACAAATACGTTCTCCTGGAGGCTTCCGGCCCCCGCTGGGACGCCGCCCGGATCGGCGCGGGCACTGTGCCTATTGAGACGCCTGAAGGCTGGCTCATCCTGTACCACGGGGTGAAGTATCTTGCGGGCAGCCCGATCTACCGGGTCGGCGCCGCCCTTCTCGATCTGGACCACCCGGACAACGTGATCGCCCGTCTCCCGTACTGGATCATGAGCCCGACGGAGCCGTACGAAACCCAGGGCGACGCCCCGAACGTGGTGTTCCCTGCCGGTTGCATCGAGCACGGCGACGACCTTCACATCTACTACGGCGCCGCCGACTCCCGGATGTGCCTTGCGTTTGCCAGCATAAGCGGCCTCGTCGAAGCGTTGAAGCGCGACGGCGTTCCACCGCTTTACTGCTGA
- a CDS encoding CehA/McbA family metallohydrolase has product MKDQIIILQGEQPASAAEWTTASISYLPFEVPEGVCAIQVHRDVEPREKHVVAMMLYDARGIVHGFRGYQGQVNIATDFTITADPGTTTSWYIPGPLIPGTWHIGHWFVRAITETLHYRYTITLSFGPTRAASLEWPAYNPGVVNPERGWYVGALHNHTLYSYDAQIGGTPYSPSGLMRKYADAGFDFLAITDHNQPRSHMDAPAAALENPDTLLILGNEITTLHGHSNTLFVPPGTTFDFRIDPGDGRLPDIADQIHAVGALMVVNHPFQRHADCTWRFPEHEWDKADAIEVWNRPWMDTNREAVDMWDGLLKQGRRITAIGGADYHRGDAPIVPATWVHVRELSLDGVREGLLKGRVFLSESPEGPVIYLNTADGRAMAGDSVDSAPDAPVGIIVRVERAAGCTLRLISRFAEHSERVTSDDHLVEHAIVPNLHGDYFRVEVLRPNGDVAALTNPIYFNI; this is encoded by the coding sequence ATGAAAGACCAGATCATTATCCTGCAGGGCGAACAGCCGGCCTCCGCAGCTGAGTGGACGACCGCCTCGATCTCCTACCTCCCGTTCGAGGTGCCAGAAGGCGTCTGCGCGATTCAGGTCCACCGTGACGTTGAGCCTCGCGAGAAGCACGTCGTCGCGATGATGCTGTATGATGCCCGCGGCATCGTGCATGGCTTCCGCGGGTATCAGGGGCAGGTCAACATCGCTACCGATTTCACCATCACGGCAGATCCCGGGACCACCACTTCTTGGTATATTCCCGGCCCGCTGATACCGGGAACCTGGCACATCGGACACTGGTTCGTCCGCGCCATCACAGAGACGCTCCACTATCGGTACACGATCACGCTGTCGTTCGGCCCAACGCGCGCCGCCTCCCTCGAATGGCCGGCATATAACCCCGGTGTTGTGAACCCCGAGCGTGGATGGTATGTTGGCGCCCTCCACAACCACACGCTCTATTCCTACGACGCCCAGATCGGCGGCACGCCATATTCACCGTCAGGCCTCATGCGAAAGTACGCCGACGCCGGCTTCGATTTCCTGGCCATCACCGACCACAACCAGCCCCGCTCCCACATGGATGCGCCCGCCGCCGCACTCGAGAATCCGGACACGCTTCTCATCCTGGGCAACGAGATCACCACGCTGCACGGCCACTCGAACACCCTCTTTGTGCCGCCGGGAACGACGTTCGACTTCCGCATCGATCCCGGCGACGGCAGACTGCCGGATATCGCCGATCAGATACACGCCGTCGGCGCGCTGATGGTGGTGAACCACCCGTTCCAGCGCCACGCCGATTGTACCTGGCGCTTCCCCGAACACGAATGGGACAAGGCCGACGCGATCGAGGTTTGGAACCGCCCGTGGATGGACACCAATCGTGAAGCCGTGGACATGTGGGACGGGCTCCTCAAACAAGGCCGCCGGATCACCGCCATCGGCGGGGCCGATTACCATCGAGGGGATGCGCCGATCGTCCCCGCCACGTGGGTTCACGTTCGTGAGCTGTCGCTGGATGGGGTAAGGGAGGGCCTGCTCAAAGGGCGCGTCTTCCTAAGCGAAAGCCCGGAAGGGCCGGTGATCTACCTGAATACCGCGGACGGGCGCGCAATGGCTGGCGATTCTGTGGATTCCGCCCCGGACGCACCGGTCGGTATCATCGTTCGAGTCGAGAGGGCTGCGGGATGCACGCTGCGTCTGATCTCCCGATTCGCCGAGCATTCGGAGCGCGTGACCTCGGATGACCACCTCGTAGAGCACGCCATCGTCCCGAATCTGCACGGCGATTACTTCCGGGTCGAAGTCCTCCGTCCGAACGGTGATGTCGCAGCCCTCACCAACCCGATCTACTTCAACATCTAG
- a CDS encoding type II toxin-antitoxin system PemK/MazF family toxin yields the protein MPPDSGCLRRGDLYWVDWSPSPGSEQSGRRPALIVQLDPANRNTTYPNTIVVTISRSGRDVPSHVPIDPAPGNGLRERSYAKCEQILTVNKDRLAGRIGHVTEETMAKVSDALKRMLAIE from the coding sequence ATGCCGCCGGATAGCGGCTGCCTGCGAAGGGGCGACCTGTATTGGGTTGATTGGTCCCCATCTCCCGGTTCGGAGCAGAGCGGCCGGCGCCCGGCGCTGATTGTGCAACTGGATCCTGCCAACCGGAACACCACCTACCCGAATACGATCGTGGTGACCATCAGCCGATCTGGTCGTGACGTCCCTTCGCATGTGCCTATCGACCCGGCGCCAGGAAACGGGCTTCGCGAGCGCTCCTACGCGAAGTGCGAGCAGATACTCACCGTCAACAAGGATCGCCTTGCAGGCCGAATCGGCCACGTTACAGAGGAAACTATGGCCAAGGTCTCCGATGCCCTTAAGCGCATGCTGGCCATCGAATAG
- a CDS encoding ammonia-forming cytochrome c nitrite reductase subunit c552, which yields MSNTSVNGRANRIGWFIFFGCALGVLLLGLLASSINERRAERKTATLQIVQPIADWEADNSKWGVSFPREYGSWESTKQMNENTKYAGSGVRNYLKADPRLVIMWAGYAFAVDYNAPRGHYHAVEDVTATKRVTRKNPATCWTCKSPDVPRMMQKVGGPANFYKESFDHFRTEIKNPIGCADCHNPKTMALQISRPALIEAFRRQGKDIRTASHQEMRSLVCAQCHVSYYFKDKVTNYLTFPWDKGLRADDFEKYYFEAPKAHPDFVNVLSGTPIFKLRHPDYEVFSQGVHSFRNVSCADCHMPYKAEGGIKYTDHQIRSPLYNIANSCQVCHRWSESEVTARVNGIQDKNRQMLDEAEDSIAPAHIEIAEAIKHGATDAELAKPRDLLSRAQLYWDYVAANNGMGFHAPQECARVLGKAIFLGSQARMETQRVLAKHGVLAPVTMPDISTEEKAKAYTKPFIDAAKAKAAAPARI from the coding sequence ATGAGTAACACATCAGTCAACGGACGCGCCAATCGCATCGGATGGTTCATCTTTTTCGGCTGTGCGCTGGGCGTCCTGCTTCTCGGACTTCTGGCCAGCTCCATCAATGAGCGTCGCGCCGAACGCAAGACCGCCACGCTTCAAATCGTCCAGCCCATCGCCGACTGGGAGGCGGACAACAGCAAATGGGGCGTGAGCTTCCCGCGCGAGTACGGTTCGTGGGAAAGCACGAAACAGATGAACGAGAACACGAAGTACGCCGGTTCCGGTGTGCGGAACTACCTCAAAGCAGATCCACGCCTGGTAATCATGTGGGCCGGCTATGCTTTCGCCGTTGACTACAATGCGCCGCGCGGCCACTACCACGCGGTTGAGGACGTCACCGCCACCAAGCGTGTCACCCGAAAGAACCCGGCCACCTGCTGGACCTGCAAATCACCGGACGTCCCGCGAATGATGCAGAAGGTTGGCGGGCCGGCTAACTTCTACAAGGAGTCTTTCGATCACTTTCGCACTGAGATCAAGAACCCCATCGGGTGCGCCGACTGCCACAATCCCAAGACGATGGCTCTCCAGATCTCCCGTCCGGCACTCATCGAGGCATTCAGGCGCCAGGGCAAGGATATCAGAACGGCCAGCCACCAGGAAATGCGCTCACTCGTGTGCGCGCAGTGCCATGTGAGCTATTACTTCAAGGACAAAGTCACCAACTACCTCACGTTCCCGTGGGACAAAGGCCTCCGCGCGGATGATTTCGAGAAGTACTACTTCGAGGCGCCGAAGGCTCACCCCGATTTCGTGAACGTCCTCTCCGGCACCCCGATCTTCAAACTGCGCCACCCGGACTATGAGGTATTCAGCCAAGGGGTCCATTCCTTCCGGAACGTTTCCTGTGCAGACTGCCACATGCCGTACAAGGCCGAGGGCGGCATCAAATATACCGACCATCAGATCCGAAGCCCGCTCTACAACATCGCCAACTCATGCCAGGTCTGCCATCGCTGGAGCGAATCGGAAGTCACGGCGCGGGTTAACGGGATACAGGACAAGAACCGGCAGATGCTGGATGAAGCCGAAGACTCCATCGCGCCGGCCCATATTGAGATCGCCGAAGCGATTAAGCATGGCGCGACGGACGCCGAACTCGCGAAACCGCGCGACTTGCTGAGCCGAGCCCAGCTGTATTGGGACTATGTGGCCGCGAACAACGGTATGGGCTTTCACGCGCCGCAGGAATGCGCGCGTGTGTTGGGCAAGGCGATTTTCCTGGGGAGTCAGGCCCGCATGGAGACACAGCGGGTCCTCGCAAAACACGGCGTGCTGGCTCCGGTCACGATGCCGGACATTTCCACCGAAGAGAAAGCGAAAGCGTACACGAAGCCGTTCATCGACGCCGCGAAAGCCAAAGCCGCCGCGCCGGCCAGGATCTGA
- the nrfH gene encoding cytochrome c nitrite reductase small subunit, producing MDVFGWLRYLTPGTRLAVMGASGALVGMVPYLARISEGASYLSDDPHTCINCHIMTPEYASWQHSSHGRVTNCNDCHVPHSSLIAKYYFKGKDGSRHSYLFTLRREHQVIQAIPESRKVIQENCLRCHERVLEAVSPAHADFDRSCTDCHREVPHGRVHSLTSTPNAAVPPLSPVAPDWVIGKK from the coding sequence ATGGACGTCTTCGGCTGGCTCCGATATCTCACTCCTGGGACCCGACTGGCGGTGATGGGCGCATCCGGCGCGCTTGTGGGAATGGTCCCCTATCTTGCGCGTATCTCCGAGGGAGCCTCCTACTTGTCGGACGATCCCCACACCTGCATCAACTGCCACATCATGACGCCTGAGTACGCCTCGTGGCAGCACTCCAGCCACGGCCGAGTCACCAACTGCAACGATTGCCACGTTCCTCACTCCAGCCTCATCGCCAAGTACTATTTCAAAGGCAAGGATGGCTCGCGCCATTCCTACCTCTTTACGCTGCGCCGGGAGCACCAGGTCATCCAGGCGATCCCCGAGTCGCGCAAGGTCATTCAGGAGAACTGCCTGCGGTGCCATGAGCGGGTTCTCGAGGCAGTGTCGCCCGCGCACGCGGATTTCGATCGTTCCTGCACGGACTGCCACCGCGAGGTCCCACACGGTCGCGTCCACAGCCTCACGTCGACGCCCAATGCAGCCGTGCCGCCGCTCTCGCCTGTCGCACCGGATTGGGTCATCGGGAAGAAGTAA
- a CDS encoding RecQ family ATP-dependent DNA helicase, translating to MSPTTLLKSHFGFDAFRPGQEDVINALNEHHAALAVFPTGGGKSLCYQLPALSYDGLTVVVSPLIALMKDQVEFLQAHGIPAARLDSSMSPREAGDLRDVIRDGTLKILYVAPERFNNERFVGDLRRAHIALFAVDEAHCISEWGHNFRPDYLKLAQTARELGVERVLALTATATPSVVADICRGFAVPSEAAIVTGFYRPNLKLCTTPVADDQRIHLLVQRLRARKPGPAIVYVTLQRTAERVASYLDKAGLPARAYHAGMQTEDRTAVQEWWMASSDGIVVATIAFGMGIDKADVRYVYHFSLPKSLESYSQEIGRAGRDGEPSIVELLACPDDVNTLDNFAYGDTPDPEAIRDLVDDLLGSGPEFDVSLYELSDRHDIRQLVLRTALTYLELDGVFKQGTPFYAGYEAKPLVSLTEIVAAFPGVHGRFVQGLFDLAKRGRIWYGLNPDKAAEALNVDRRRVIRALEVMEERGMVELRAADVRQRYTRLRPEEDAGSLADGLILRFARRESQEIARTQMVLDLVTHDGCQVAFLVGYFGEKRSKPCGHCSHCVTGTAQTLPPAKALPAIEAGVEAAVLRSLRDANPAALGRPRQAARFLCGLASPATTKAKLTRDPLFGALDEYPFAEILAWCARPNGAPRAFFCREESTDDVG from the coding sequence ATGTCCCCCACCACCCTGCTCAAATCCCACTTCGGCTTCGACGCCTTCCGCCCCGGGCAGGAGGACGTCATCAACGCGCTGAACGAACACCACGCCGCGCTTGCCGTCTTCCCGACCGGCGGCGGCAAATCCCTGTGTTACCAGCTTCCCGCGCTGAGTTATGACGGCCTCACGGTGGTCGTCTCGCCGCTCATCGCTCTGATGAAGGACCAGGTCGAGTTTCTCCAGGCGCACGGCATCCCGGCCGCACGGCTGGACTCCTCCATGTCGCCCCGGGAAGCCGGCGATCTCCGCGACGTTATCCGTGACGGCACGTTGAAGATCCTGTACGTCGCGCCGGAGCGCTTCAACAATGAGCGTTTCGTTGGCGATCTTCGCCGCGCGCACATCGCGCTTTTCGCCGTCGACGAAGCGCATTGCATATCGGAATGGGGCCACAATTTCCGGCCGGACTATCTGAAGCTCGCCCAAACCGCCAGGGAACTTGGTGTTGAGCGCGTGCTTGCCCTCACCGCGACTGCCACACCCTCCGTTGTGGCCGACATCTGCCGCGGTTTCGCGGTACCCTCAGAGGCGGCCATCGTCACCGGTTTCTATCGCCCGAACCTGAAGCTCTGTACGACGCCGGTTGCCGACGACCAGCGCATCCATCTCCTCGTCCAGCGCCTCCGCGCCCGCAAGCCGGGGCCGGCGATCGTGTACGTGACGCTGCAACGCACCGCCGAGCGCGTGGCCTCCTACCTCGACAAGGCCGGGCTGCCCGCGCGCGCCTACCACGCCGGAATGCAGACCGAGGACCGCACCGCCGTCCAGGAATGGTGGATGGCCTCCTCGGACGGCATCGTCGTGGCGACGATCGCCTTCGGTATGGGCATCGACAAAGCCGACGTTCGGTACGTATACCATTTCAGCCTGCCGAAGAGCCTTGAGAGTTACAGCCAGGAGATCGGCCGCGCGGGGCGCGATGGCGAGCCGTCCATCGTGGAGTTGTTGGCGTGTCCGGACGACGTCAATACACTGGACAACTTCGCGTACGGCGACACGCCCGACCCCGAAGCCATCCGCGACCTCGTTGACGACCTGCTGGGCTCCGGCCCGGAGTTCGACGTCAGCCTGTACGAACTCTCCGACCGTCACGATATCCGCCAACTGGTCCTTCGAACCGCCCTCACATACCTCGAACTCGACGGTGTCTTCAAGCAGGGCACTCCTTTCTATGCCGGTTATGAGGCCAAGCCTCTCGTTTCGTTGACGGAGATCGTCGCCGCGTTTCCGGGCGTTCATGGTCGGTTTGTGCAGGGCCTCTTTGATCTCGCGAAGAGGGGGCGCATCTGGTACGGCCTGAACCCGGACAAGGCGGCCGAGGCCCTGAATGTGGACCGCCGCCGCGTCATTCGGGCACTCGAGGTGATGGAGGAGCGCGGCATGGTCGAACTCCGAGCCGCAGACGTGCGCCAGCGCTACACCCGTCTTCGCCCTGAGGAAGATGCCGGCTCCCTTGCGGATGGCCTGATCCTTCGATTCGCACGACGCGAGAGCCAGGAAATCGCCCGCACGCAGATGGTGCTCGACCTCGTCACGCACGACGGCTGCCAGGTGGCGTTCCTGGTGGGGTATTTCGGCGAGAAGCGGTCAAAGCCGTGCGGGCACTGTTCGCATTGCGTTACCGGCACTGCGCAGACACTCCCTCCGGCGAAAGCGCTGCCTGCCATCGAGGCTGGGGTGGAGGCCGCAGTGCTCCGGAGCCTCCGCGATGCGAACCCCGCGGCGCTCGGCCGCCCGCGCCAGGCCGCGCGCTTCCTCTGCGGTCTCGCCAGCCCGGCCACCACAAAGGCCAAACTGACGCGCGACCCGCTTTTCGGCGCGCTCGATGAGTACCCGTTTGCCGAGATCCTGGCGTGGTGCGCCCGCCCAAATGGAGCTCCTCGCGCCTTTTTCTGTCGGGAGGAAAGCACTGATGATGTGGGATGA
- a CDS encoding NAD-dependent epimerase/dehydratase family protein, giving the protein MRVLVIGGTRFMGPRVIARILGAGHEVTAFHRGPSTHTVPEAARHIFGNRHDLPNHAVAIRGVQPDVVLDMMLITERNAVDLLDVLQGVDCRIVAASSCDVYASYGRLLRIESGEPDPNPLTEDSPLRQRLYPYRGDAPLAEDDPKRPMDDYDKILVERALQAQAEHPWTILRLPMVYGPDDYQRRLKPYLSRMDAGVTEIAIPSSEAAFSAARGYVENAAAAIALAVLDQRACNRVYNVADEPTLDEASWVRSIGAAAGWTGKVSIVPDTERPAEDTSDYRHHLDIDATRIRRELDYTEPVTLAEALTQTIEWERGQA; this is encoded by the coding sequence ATGCGTGTGCTCGTTATCGGCGGAACCCGCTTCATGGGGCCGCGCGTCATCGCGCGGATTCTGGGCGCAGGGCACGAAGTCACCGCATTTCATCGCGGCCCCTCAACGCACACCGTTCCCGAAGCGGCGCGCCACATCTTCGGCAATCGCCACGACCTGCCGAACCACGCCGTCGCTATCCGCGGCGTGCAGCCGGACGTCGTATTGGACATGATGCTCATCACTGAGCGCAACGCGGTGGACCTGTTGGACGTATTGCAGGGCGTCGATTGCCGGATTGTGGCCGCCAGCAGTTGCGATGTCTACGCCAGCTATGGACGGCTTCTGAGAATCGAGTCCGGTGAACCGGATCCCAATCCTCTCACAGAAGACTCACCGCTCCGCCAGCGCCTCTATCCATACCGTGGTGATGCCCCTCTGGCCGAGGATGACCCGAAGCGACCCATGGACGACTACGACAAGATTCTGGTGGAACGGGCGCTGCAGGCACAGGCGGAACACCCCTGGACGATCCTGCGCCTTCCTATGGTCTACGGCCCTGATGACTACCAGAGACGCCTGAAGCCGTACCTGAGCCGGATGGACGCCGGCGTCACTGAAATCGCGATTCCGTCATCAGAGGCAGCATTTAGCGCCGCCCGCGGTTACGTCGAGAACGCCGCCGCCGCCATCGCACTGGCCGTCCTCGACCAGCGGGCGTGCAACCGAGTGTACAACGTCGCCGACGAGCCCACGCTGGACGAAGCCTCGTGGGTCCGATCGATCGGCGCCGCGGCCGGTTGGACAGGCAAGGTAAGCATCGTGCCGGACACGGAAAGGCCCGCGGAAGACACTTCGGACTATCGCCATCACCTTGATATTGATGCCACCCGAATCCGCCGTGAACTCGACTATACCGAGCCAGTGACGCTGGCTGAGGCGCTCACTCAGACCATCGAGTGGGAACGCGGGCAAGCATAA
- a CDS encoding glycosyl hydrolase translates to MRRAFASLRRWEKYIRAPGPVQAGVCAVFALAGTVVLSEDLPLRLPAPPVAARPSARLLGLRARAIARPYGPNWRQTADAGVSERQYAIAADAYRREAAVYLRNGDVQGARAELTKAGRYQVAIAAFVRSPIVSAGRGRARLEPAFGCYLGAYIDRDDRLPGAYVDENSQSHKRTGPFEEITGRPHATYFMYMSYGRPFPWRWANALKREGQIPHIAWEPASLYLVDDEAYLRQFSGECARFNYPIFLRFAAEMNGKWTPYNGRPDAYRRAFRKVADAIHRAAPKAAMIWCPNAIPVDTIAAYYPGDDAVDWVGVNFYSVLFYDNDRRRPAMEDPTDLLRPIYDRYAARKPIAVGEWAATHLAACEGVARPAFAAEKIARFYAALPRVFPRVKMVNWYDANNLREALTGRRLNNYQITDDRIVLEAYRAAVNDPWFLGRYGESADVAEHRLGNGAGLSGTVRLSAWTKAPVRTRSYWAVDGRIRHATARPGAAAWTWNTAAEKPGSHRVSLLLYDALGRFIAGGGWTVKVTR, encoded by the coding sequence ATGAGACGCGCATTCGCGAGTCTCCGGCGATGGGAAAAATACATCCGCGCACCTGGTCCGGTCCAGGCCGGAGTCTGCGCTGTCTTCGCGCTGGCCGGAACCGTCGTGTTGTCCGAGGACCTGCCCTTGCGGCTGCCTGCGCCGCCGGTTGCCGCGCGCCCTTCAGCGCGCTTACTGGGGCTTCGTGCGCGCGCCATTGCCCGGCCATACGGCCCCAATTGGCGTCAGACGGCGGACGCAGGTGTAAGTGAACGCCAGTATGCCATCGCCGCAGACGCCTACCGCCGCGAGGCGGCGGTGTATCTGCGCAATGGCGACGTCCAGGGAGCGCGCGCAGAACTCACCAAGGCCGGCCGCTACCAGGTGGCGATTGCCGCGTTCGTCCGCAGTCCGATCGTGAGCGCCGGCCGGGGTCGGGCTCGCCTCGAGCCGGCGTTCGGGTGTTATCTCGGAGCGTATATCGATCGCGACGACAGGCTGCCCGGCGCGTACGTGGACGAGAATTCGCAGTCACATAAGCGAACCGGGCCGTTCGAGGAGATCACCGGACGTCCGCATGCCACGTACTTCATGTACATGTCCTATGGCCGTCCGTTTCCCTGGCGCTGGGCCAACGCGTTGAAGCGCGAAGGGCAGATTCCTCACATCGCCTGGGAACCCGCGAGCCTGTACCTGGTTGATGACGAAGCATACCTTAGACAATTCTCCGGTGAATGCGCGCGGTTCAATTACCCGATTTTCCTGCGATTCGCGGCTGAGATGAACGGGAAGTGGACGCCGTATAATGGCAGACCCGATGCGTATCGCCGCGCGTTCCGAAAGGTGGCAGACGCCATTCATCGTGCGGCGCCGAAGGCGGCGATGATCTGGTGCCCGAACGCTATTCCGGTCGACACGATTGCGGCGTACTACCCTGGCGATGACGCCGTCGATTGGGTGGGTGTCAATTTCTATTCCGTTCTCTTCTACGACAACGACCGGCGCCGCCCCGCGATGGAAGACCCCACGGATCTCCTGCGTCCCATCTACGATCGATACGCAGCCCGCAAGCCCATCGCGGTCGGAGAGTGGGCCGCCACGCACCTCGCCGCGTGCGAAGGGGTCGCCCGTCCGGCGTTCGCCGCCGAGAAGATCGCCCGCTTCTACGCCGCGCTTCCCCGGGTCTTTCCGCGCGTCAAAATGGTCAACTGGTACGATGCCAATAACCTCCGCGAGGCGCTGACCGGCCGACGGCTGAACAACTATCAAATCACCGACGACCGTATCGTCCTTGAGGCGTACCGGGCTGCGGTGAACGACCCGTGGTTCCTGGGTCGGTACGGGGAATCGGCGGACGTGGCCGAACACCGGCTAGGCAATGGCGCGGGCCTGTCCGGAACCGTGAGACTCAGCGCCTGGACCAAGGCGCCGGTGCGAACGCGATCTTATTGGGCGGTGGATGGCCGCATCCGCCATGCAACCGCTCGTCCCGGAGCTGCCGCGTGGACGTGGAACACTGCTGCCGAGAAGCCCGGCTCCCATCGCGTTTCGCTCCTCCTCTACGATGCGTTGGGCCGGTTCATCGCCGGAGGAGGCTGGACTGTGAAGGTAACCCGATGA
- a CDS encoding cyclase family protein: protein MNNSPWIDVTRPLYPGMPVWPGDPAVSERAISRIADGDGCNVTQWTFGSHTGTHVDPPLHFIAGGAPVPAMDLNALCGPCRVLDFAERADHVSERDLASCKGVERILLKTRNSFRDPGVFHADFIALSESAAEWAVGSGVRLIGIDAPSIEPFGAGNHPVHHRILGAGIVVIEGLALAQLPAGDYEMVCAPLPWRDGDGSPCRTLIRRI, encoded by the coding sequence ATGAACAATAGCCCCTGGATCGATGTGACGCGTCCGTTGTACCCCGGCATGCCGGTCTGGCCCGGCGACCCGGCCGTTTCGGAGCGGGCCATCTCCCGCATTGCGGATGGCGATGGCTGCAACGTAACGCAGTGGACCTTCGGATCTCACACGGGGACCCATGTTGACCCGCCGCTGCATTTCATTGCCGGTGGCGCCCCCGTGCCGGCCATGGACCTGAACGCGCTGTGCGGACCTTGCCGGGTGCTGGATTTCGCCGAACGGGCTGACCACGTGTCCGAGCGTGACCTTGCCTCCTGCAAGGGCGTTGAGCGGATTCTGCTGAAGACCCGCAACTCGTTCAGAGACCCCGGCGTCTTCCACGCGGATTTCATAGCTCTGTCCGAAAGCGCCGCCGAATGGGCGGTCGGCTCCGGAGTGCGCCTCATTGGAATCGACGCGCCGAGCATCGAGCCGTTCGGCGCAGGGAACCATCCGGTCCACCACCGAATCCTCGGCGCCGGTATCGTCGTCATCGAAGGATTGGCGCTGGCGCAGTTGCCCGCGGGAGATTACGAGATGGTCTGTGCTCCCCTGCCCTGGCGCGACGGCGACGGCTCCCCCTGCCGCACCCTCATCCGCCGCATCTAG